The Leptolyngbya sp. CCY15150 genome contains a region encoding:
- a CDS encoding ABC transporter permease subunit (The N-terminal region of this protein, as described by TIGR01726, is a three transmembrane segment that identifies a subfamily of ABC transporter permease subunits, which specificities that include histidine, arginine, glutamine, glutamate, L-cystine (sic), the opines (in Agrobacterium) octopine and nopaline, etc.): MTPATQGSIPIWRDERFWKIAFQIITLVVVVAVLSLLITNLNRNLAQLGLRFGFGFLSNQAGFSVGENLVNYQPQDQYQKVIYAGLINSFRLIVVGIILATITGIVAGVASFSENWLVYKISRAYVGLVRNVPLLLQLFFWYFAVYFALPPVQDQLEMGWVVMSKRGIYLPGPSLTDQNWLGLLLLMGAGLLGALLWKLISDIRQGDRSFRGLVYRGINGLVALSVIGLEIWLIIRGVGYLVSPQDSETNSLPVGVGIWFLGMAAIAIAAFLLWQQRTRLMVEQGTSGQPQLMAIGGLVAVFVVILLFGLGWQPPTIQEGGGASGGLRLSLEYAAALSGLVLYTGAFIAEIVRAGIQSVSKGQWEAARSLGLPSGLAMRLVVFPQSLRVIIPPLNSEYMNLAKNTTLAFAIGYPDLFSVSFTTLNQTGRAVEMIVLIMFIYLIFNLLISVGMNQINALVQLKER, from the coding sequence ATGACCCCAGCGACACAAGGCAGCATTCCCATTTGGCGGGATGAACGCTTCTGGAAAATAGCATTTCAAATCATCACCCTCGTCGTGGTGGTTGCAGTTTTATCACTTCTCATCACCAATCTCAATCGCAACCTAGCCCAGTTGGGTTTGCGATTTGGGTTTGGGTTTTTAAGTAACCAAGCGGGCTTTAGTGTCGGGGAAAACCTCGTCAACTATCAGCCCCAAGATCAATACCAAAAGGTCATCTACGCCGGATTAATTAACTCGTTTCGGCTAATCGTTGTCGGCATCATCCTGGCAACGATTACGGGAATTGTGGCCGGTGTAGCAAGCTTTTCAGAAAACTGGCTCGTCTACAAGATCAGTCGAGCCTACGTAGGACTGGTTCGCAACGTGCCGCTCCTGCTCCAGCTTTTCTTCTGGTACTTCGCCGTCTATTTTGCGTTGCCGCCAGTGCAAGACCAGCTTGAGATGGGCTGGGTGGTCATGAGTAAGCGGGGTATCTACCTGCCAGGGCCCTCTTTAACGGATCAAAATTGGCTAGGGCTGTTGCTTCTGATGGGAGCAGGCTTACTTGGAGCGTTGCTCTGGAAGTTGATCAGTGATATTCGCCAAGGCGATCGCAGTTTCCGAGGCCTCGTCTATCGGGGAATCAATGGTCTGGTTGCTCTCAGTGTCATTGGGCTAGAGATCTGGCTGATCATTCGCGGCGTAGGCTACTTAGTCTCCCCTCAAGACAGCGAAACCAATAGCCTGCCGGTGGGTGTAGGCATCTGGTTCTTAGGAATGGCGGCGATTGCGATCGCCGCCTTTTTGCTATGGCAACAGCGTACTCGCCTGATGGTTGAACAAGGCACCTCTGGGCAACCCCAACTGATGGCGATCGGAGGTCTTGTAGCCGTCTTTGTGGTGATTCTCCTCTTCGGACTTGGCTGGCAACCCCCAACCATTCAGGAAGGAGGCGGAGCTAGCGGTGGACTGCGTCTATCGCTGGAGTATGCTGCAGCCCTAAGTGGTTTGGTGCTCTACACCGGGGCCTTTATTGCGGAGATTGTCCGCGCTGGTATTCAATCCGTCTCGAAGGGGCAGTGGGAAGCAGCACGCTCCCTAGGATTGCCCTCGGGTCTTGCCATGCGGCTGGTGGTCTTTCCCCAATCCTTACGGGTGATTATTCCGCCGCTGAATAGCGAGTATATGAACTTGGCTAAGAATACAACGTTGGCGTTCGCCATCGGCTATCCTGACCTATTCTCGGTGTCCTTCACCACCCTGAACCAGACCGGGCGAGCTGTTGAAATGATCGTCCTCATCATGTTTATCTACCTGATCTTCAACCTACTCATTTCAGTGGGCATGAACCAGATTAATGCTCTAGTTCAGCTTAAGGAGCGCTAA
- a CDS encoding amino acid ABC transporter permease — translation MTSITPPAATRPPLAQTGPLAWARKHLFSDWFNSILTVVVAAVLLWSGWGLVTWIFSKAQWPVVENNLGFMMTGLYPQDQYWRMWVIMGLVLTLSGLSWGILGRNQQHLFGRSVLIGIGAIAAAVILFPLTRPHSPILFGMVVLTVAIAWVGQQAGKRLPALSNWLTAGWFLVYLASIWLIGGGLGILEPVRTENWGGLVLTLLMAVTGIALCFPFGIALALGRRSDLPIVRSLSIAYIELVRGVPLITILVMGQVMIPLFLPEGIRPDRILRAIIALTIFSSAYLAENIRAGLQSVPRGQSEASVSLGLNKPLTLILIVLPQALKTAIPAIVGQFISLFQDTTLLAPLGLLELLGMANTALSNPSYLGRYAEAYAFIGVLYWFFCYAMALGSRKIEKQLNTTH, via the coding sequence ATGACCAGTATTACGCCTCCCGCGGCCACTCGCCCCCCGCTTGCCCAAACAGGGCCACTGGCCTGGGCGCGCAAGCATCTCTTCAGTGACTGGTTTAACAGCATCCTCACCGTTGTGGTTGCCGCCGTTTTACTGTGGAGCGGCTGGGGCTTAGTCACTTGGATCTTTTCTAAGGCCCAATGGCCCGTTGTGGAGAACAACTTGGGCTTTATGATGACCGGCTTATATCCCCAAGACCAGTATTGGCGGATGTGGGTGATCATGGGGCTGGTTTTAACCCTAAGTGGCTTATCGTGGGGTATTTTAGGACGCAACCAACAGCATCTGTTTGGGCGTAGTGTCCTCATTGGCATTGGAGCGATCGCAGCGGCGGTGATCCTCTTTCCTTTGACCCGTCCCCATAGCCCAATTCTCTTTGGCATGGTCGTGCTGACGGTCGCCATTGCCTGGGTAGGACAACAGGCTGGTAAGCGCTTGCCAGCCCTAAGCAATTGGCTGACCGCTGGGTGGTTCTTGGTGTACCTAGCCTCAATCTGGTTGATTGGCGGCGGCTTGGGGATATTAGAGCCGGTGCGCACCGAAAACTGGGGAGGCTTGGTGCTCACCCTGCTGATGGCCGTAACCGGTATTGCGCTTTGCTTTCCTTTTGGTATCGCCTTGGCTCTGGGGCGGCGCAGTGATCTACCTATTGTGCGATCGCTTTCCATTGCCTACATCGAGTTAGTCCGGGGAGTTCCGCTGATTACCATCCTAGTGATGGGTCAGGTTATGATTCCGTTATTCCTGCCGGAGGGTATTCGTCCCGATCGCATCCTGCGCGCCATCATCGCCCTGACCATTTTCAGCTCCGCTTACTTAGCCGAAAACATCCGAGCCGGCCTGCAATCGGTGCCGCGAGGTCAGTCGGAAGCATCGGTGTCCCTAGGGCTGAACAAACCTCTAACGCTAATTCTGATTGTCCTACCCCAAGCCTTAAAAACGGCAATCCCTGCCATCGTGGGACAGTTTATTAGCTTGTTTCAAGACACCACCCTCCTAGCTCCCCTAGGGCTACTTGAACTGTTGGGAATGGCCAATACCGCCCTATCTAACCCCAGCTATTTGGGGCGTTATGCAGAAGCCTATGCCTTTATTGGCGTACTCTATTGGTTCTTCTGCTACGCCATGGCACTGGGAAGTCGCAAGATAGAGAAACAGTTGAATACGACTCACTAG
- a CDS encoding amino acid ABC transporter ATP-binding protein, whose protein sequence is MTQPQTGTMRDSQPVNEPVIIAQDVEKWYDNNFHVLRGVSLTVNKGEVVVVMGPSGSGKSTFIRTFNALEPYQKGTIDIDGIRISHDLKNIETIRREVGMVFQQFNLFPHLTVLKNVTLAPIWVRRWPKAKAEEVAMTLLERVGILEQANKYPGQLSGGQQQRVAIARALAMQPKIMLFDEPTSALDPEMVREVLDAMRTLAAEGMTMVCVTHEVGFAREVADRVVLMADGVLVEEATPEEFFNNPKEERSQKFLSQIL, encoded by the coding sequence ATGACACAGCCACAAACCGGAACAATGCGAGATTCTCAACCGGTCAACGAGCCGGTGATTATTGCTCAAGACGTAGAGAAGTGGTACGACAACAACTTTCACGTCCTGCGCGGGGTCAGCCTCACGGTGAATAAAGGCGAGGTCGTGGTGGTCATGGGGCCATCAGGATCCGGTAAATCCACCTTTATCCGCACCTTCAATGCCCTAGAGCCCTACCAAAAAGGCACCATTGATATTGACGGCATTCGCATCTCCCATGATCTGAAAAACATTGAAACCATCCGCCGTGAGGTGGGTATGGTGTTTCAACAGTTCAACCTATTTCCTCACCTAACGGTGCTCAAGAATGTCACCCTGGCCCCCATCTGGGTGCGGCGATGGCCCAAAGCCAAGGCGGAGGAAGTGGCGATGACGTTGCTAGAACGAGTGGGCATTCTAGAGCAAGCCAACAAATATCCGGGGCAGCTCTCGGGCGGGCAGCAGCAGCGGGTGGCGATCGCCCGTGCGTTGGCCATGCAGCCTAAGATTATGCTCTTTGATGAACCCACCTCGGCCCTTGACCCAGAAATGGTGCGGGAAGTGCTAGATGCCATGCGCACCCTAGCCGCTGAAGGGATGACCATGGTCTGCGTCACCCATGAAGTAGGCTTTGCGCGGGAAGTGGCCGATCGCGTCGTCTTGATGGCCGATGGGGTCTTGGTGGAAGAGGCCACGCCGGAAGAGTTCTTCAACAATCCCAAAGAAGAGCGCAGCCAAAAATTCCTCTCTCAAATCCTCTAG